Genomic DNA from Danio rerio strain Tuebingen ecotype United States chromosome 5, GRCz12tu, whole genome shotgun sequence:
acttgctttcagttgtgtataatactagaagttgtttagccactgtttccttggttactataagagcttgtgtagcgaacgcagacgcggttcgcgtcgtccgcctcagtttcggcccttgttttgactctcgaggcgtgtccagctgaattcaatcagctagtgctttggggttatataaacaactagttcaccgcggcagcggtcgcggcagcctcgtgtgaagaccgcctcgtgtgaagaccgacgagggtaaagaccatcgactctacctgtgcgactccaccgagcaaagacaccgacaaagcacttgagtactttactgtattgttttacttcacacttattttttgttgtcagtgcacttttattatgtgttttctaattcctgttgttactaacactcgcaaaacacgggaggtgcgctgcaggcgtaatcctcacaaccttcgttcaatacatgtatctactatttcacaactctctctctccgtgggcctctggaattgtcaatcagctgttaacaaggctgattttattacctccatagctacatattctgactataatctcatggctctaactgagacctggttgaggccggaggacactgctacacatgctactctttctgctaatttctctttttcccacactcctcgtcaaacagggagagggggtgggactggactactaatttccaaagaatggaaatttactctgataccgtccctgccaacaatcagctcctttgaattccatgcagtcaccattatccaccccttctacataaatgtggttgtcatctaccgcccaccaggtaaattaggtcacttcctagatgaactggatgttcttctctcatctttttctaattttgccactcccttattggtgctaggtgacttcaacatttacgttgacaaaccgcaagctgcagactttcagactctgcttgcctcttttgacctaaaaagagcacctacttctgctacccacaaatcaggtaatcagctagaccttatttacacacgacactgcttcactgatcaaacaatagtaactccactacaaatatctgatcatttccttctgtctctcaacatccacattactcctgagccgccacacactccaacactggttacctttcgcagaaacctacgatctctctcacccaatagactatccaccattgtttcagactctcttcctccatctcgcaaactcactgcacttgattcgaacagtgccactaatacactctgctccacactagcatcatgtctagaccgattatgtcctcttgcatccaggccagcccgtgccagtcctcctgcaccctggctctcggatgctctccgtgagcatcgctcaaaacttcgggctgcagagagaatttggcggaaaactaaaaatcctgcacatctcttaacataccaaactcttctgtcctttttctcagctgaggttacttctgcaaagcagacgtattaccgtctaaaaatcaacaatgccactaatcctcgcctactttttaaaacattttcctccctcctctatcctcctcctccacccgcatcctccacacttactactgatgactttgctacattcttctgcaccaaaactgcaaaaatcagtgctcaatttgctgcacctacaacaaacacgcaagatacaacaccaacaccacacacactcacctctttttctcagctctctgagtctgaggtgtccaaacttgtgctatctagccatgcaaccacttgtccactcgatcccattccctctcatctcttgcaagccatctctcctgcagtcataccaacactgactcacataattaacacatctcttgactctggtttattccccactacatttaagcaggctagggtaaccccactgctaaagaaacccaacctggaccatacgctacttgaaactacagaccagtatccctgcttccattcatggccaagattctggagaaagtagtgttcaatcaagtcctggactttcttactcaaaacaatctcatggacaacaagcaatccggctttaagaaaggccactcaactgagactgccctgctctcggtcgtggaggatctcagactggctaaagcagactctaaatcatcagtcctcattttgctggacttgtcagctgcttttgacactgtcaaccaccagatcctgctatctacgcttgagtcactgggcgttgcgggcactgttatacaatggtttagatcttacctctctgacaggtcattcagggtgtcttggaggggagaggtgtccaacctacagcatctaaacactggggtacctcaaggctctgttcttgggccacttctcttctccatctacacatcatctctaggaccagtcatccagagacatggattctcctaccactgctatgctgatgacacccagctatacctctcttttcatcctgatgatccctcggttccagctcgtatctcagcctgcctgttggatatttcacactggatgaaagatcatcatcttcagctgaacctcgcaaaaacggaaatgcttgtagtttctgccaacccgactctacaccataacttttcaatccagatggatggggcaaccattactacatccaaaatggtgaaaagccttggagtaacgattgatgaccaactaaacttctctgaccacatttctagaactgctcgatcgtgcagatttgcactctataacatcagaaagatccgacccttcttatctgaacatgcagctcaactccttgttcaagctcttgttctctccaaactggattactgcaactctctactagctgggcttccagctaactctatcaagcctcttcaactgctccagaatgcagcagcacgagttgtcttcaatgaacctaaacgagcacatgtcactccgctgctagtccgtttgcactggctgccagttgctgctcgcatcaaattcaaaactctgatgtttgcctacaaagtgacttctggcctagcaccttcttatctgcactcacttctgcagatctatgtgccctccagaaacttgcgttctgtgaatgaacgtcgcctcgtggttccatcccaaagagggaaaaaatcactttcgcgaacgctcacgctcaatctgcccagttggtggaatgaactccctaactgcatcagaacagcagagtcactcgctatttttcaagaaacgactaaaaactcaactatttagtctccacttcacttcctaagctgcaattgcctctttgaatatcacactaattgtacaaaaaaaaaaaaaaaaaaaaaaaaaaaaaaaaaaaaacacttcccttcttagactttacagacctgaaacttgcctttagtacttattcattgttgctcttagttgtgtaaattgcttccttgtcctcatttgtaagtcgctttggataaaagcgtctgctaaatgactaaatgtaaatgtaaatgtaaatgttctcAATTCCAGTCTTTGGGCCTGCACACTTTGTATGTCTCTCTTATTTAACACACACAAGGATCAATTCATGGATTCTCTGCTAATGagttgatgatctgaatcaggtgttttAAGTAAGCAAGACATGCAAAATGTGCAGGGTGAGGGGATCCAGGAACCGGAAATAAGAACCACTGGCTTAGATAATCTAGATTAGCCTACATGTAATCCGTAACTACCCAGCTCAAAGTAGTAAGTAAACAAACACAAGATAGATGCAAAGACAAGATTTCTTGGCAAACTGACATCAAAGGTGTTTGTGCAGCATGATGTTGTGGGAAAAAACTATTTCCTCCATTTTGATCTTATTGCCATGTCTACCGCAGACACCACTGGAACCACATGACTACCGAAACTAGTATTGAGACTTTCTTTGACGGTCAAAAACATAGAAAAATAGCCTATTTTTATCTTTGATGCGAAACTCTTAATAACATTATGTGTATCTCAAAGATCATTATAAGttgaattataaattataaacatCAACTAGTGTGCAGCATAAATGTGTACACCCAattttgaaaattaatgtttttgtccatttctcagtgaatataggcaatgcatttgGGTGCATTTAAAccaaacaaatttatttattaaaataattttttagtcaccaaacatattcagaaattgcaAGATAAtgcaattgaaaaaaaatctacaaaatatgcatttttccctttttttcttctcttgacttttcctctttttaaaatttgtatttattatttttctaaaacgtataaatttaaatgtacaaatttttGGACCGTTAAGTTAATTTGTTAGAtcagcttcagatttggcttcagttctgactaatctaatgcacacatataatattgtacagctttcTACTAAAGATATGcatttaaaagagatttgtgaAGGTTGTGCtactgtacttatatatgctgagcactgaatgTTTCAACTACTATTTTGTCAAtcaatatggcaagccattttaacatAAATACTCTTACATAAATGCTGTATagtcataattttatttttgactaGTCCAAATTCCAATataatttccaaaaatctattttatatttttgacTTGTTTTAACTGGAATAAAGATATCTACAATGTGGTTATGACTAAGGCGCGTTATGTGCATTAAATATGTCTACAGCGTTATTGTGACTAGTCCTAAATATACTTTTGGGATATTTCAAATTCTAATTTTACTAGCAGTAATAAAATGCTGCtagtaactattttatttttagatatctCTAGTGTTTGACTTGTCATTACCAAACTAgagatatttaatttaatttaccatATTCAAGAGATAtccaaaatacaattacaataattTAGCACTAGTCAAATTACTTTTATATCATGAATTGGACCTTTGGAACCAGCTAAATGTAAATAGGAaccatttaatgtaaataaaattgaaattcttcttagtcaaaactcatttaaagATATCTCTAGTTTTATTATATAGCTCAGTCTGGTGAGCTGATATCTGCATTCAACTTTGTGACTTTGAATAAAGTCATGTAGTTATATGTTATATTAACATTCTGACTATTCAAAATCATTTTATGGATACCTAAATGATCTTTTTGCACAGCAAGTTCCAGCCACCATAAACCTGTAGTAAATGGTCAATGTGATTCATGAATTTCATACAGAcccatttgtatttaatttaatcagattacaGTCATTAAAATAGACTGCAGCATTAATTTAATTGTTCAGGTGTAAAACAAGATGACAAGACACAGTACGggagcacagaaactccattgaaaatactatgGTAAATTAAATTTCTAAGCAAGACACAGAACAATGGAGTTTAAAACAGTGCTTCTTATCCGGTCTGAGATTCACTTTCTATCGTAcagtatatcaatcaggcagtgaatttgatttttaaataaaacagatctTAAACTCTGCGATTTTGTAATGGCAGTTGACATAACAGTTCACCGGAAGTGTTTGAGGTGgcttactgaaaattaaaagtccatgACGAGGTATATTTTCGAAatatgaatgaattttttttacagtatatttaatggAGAGCTGAGGTAATCACGTCGCAGAACGATTTGTACTAGGAGCAAAttcagatatctctaaatatatttgagATCAGTCAAAACCAATTTCAAGAATTTTCTTTTTACCTTTGAGGATGTATGATGTCAAATAATATCTATgtcatatgccagagtagttgatggttcattctgctgcgacCCTGATAAATCAAGGATTAAGccaaaagaaatgaataaattattaaaaatgtaaaaacaattaaataaataatagctttcccaaatataatcaaaatacatttacaGGCCTATGTGGAATCTGTTTTCTTACTAGAACATTTATGATTGCAGATTTCTCCAATTGTCATTCGGACTAGTCGGATTATAACATCGTACGTCACAATGCAATCGTTCCGAAATACCTTCATTGGTCAGAACAAAGCTTTGTTTaagctaaaacggcttgccataactttatttgtattgtgccgagaacttttattttgaaagacCGCGTCATGCTTGCTTGTTGTCTAACAGGAAGTCGTGATTGTAGACCGTGAGGCAGAATTGTCACGTGTAGTTTCTCAAAATGGTTAGTACAActtaaatataatgtatttattttattagacatGTTTGAGTTTcgcattaaattcatttaatccGTTTTTCCTCTCGCGCTTCATACATAAGGGGTTTATGATGCCAATATTGTGGCTTTTTACTTGTGTTATAGTGTGATCAAGCTCTAACTTACAATGAAGAATGATCAGTATATAAACCTAACGTTATATTAAAAGTAGGATTTTGTTCCCTACCCAGTGTAAAAATCGGTAcagttatttattcatgttaattgaTTCCCTAAaagtaaacttaatttttttttcaattgttctATAATTgtagcataacgttaacgttaattgTCTTAAAATATTTGCCAATAATATACTCTCTGTGAAGATCATTATATATTGTGACATGAGCATATACAGTAGCTATATTTGGTCTTGATAGCTACATTGCTTGCTTTTTATCTAATGCAGTCCAATTTTGCAGTAAGCATTTCATGCATATGATTTCCCATTAAGCACTATATTCAACTGGGACAATTTCAATAGATCAAGTGAGACCTAGCTTTATGTTAaagtgtaattttatttaaaatcaaaattgtcCTTTTTAACTTGCTATTTATCAAAGAATCCTGCAAGTCTTGTAGTTTCCTCAAATTCATTTCAGCAgcacatcagttttttttttttttggttgaaatGTTTTTCAGCATATTAGAATAGTTTCAGGATCATGTGACgatgaattaattttattttaattgtttctttTGCCCATAGCTGCGACGGGAAGTGAGACTGAGGAAGGAATACCTGTACAGGAAAGCCCAGGAGGACAGACTGCGCACTATTGAAGAGAAAAAACAGAAGCTCAAGTCTGCTTTAGATGGTCAGTTTCCAGCAGTAAATAGCTTgtctagggatgcaacgattttagattttggttgtacgattatagtctgaggaataatcacacATTCACggttatcacaattattatgcgttcattaatattaaaacactactagtttagaaaatcacatggactccttatattttaaagtgttgtttactGCTGCTCAGTAAACAATTAatacaacacaaaataataataaaaaacaaacaattgtcCATTTCTTTTTGgacttataaaagaaaaaaataataaaaaataaataaaagaaaaaaagattttgacttttaaacataagtaataattttacactaataataaatgacagaacaataaataaataaattaaaataagaataaatagaaaaaaaaggatTTGTCCAATGTAAATCTTAGCTACATATTAGCTCAGTGTTTcccttttaaagaaaataaatgtagtcaaaggctgctgagcCTCAGTCTGAAAGACGCTTTTAATCAACTATATTATGAacttttattgtatttcattttgTTCTCCTTgtagtagaaatgtgtatattccatacatatTATAAAGCTGACTGGTCTGTTCTTGACTGGTCTAGTGACTTGCAGTGCACTAGCGCCGTTCTTTCAACTAGGTGTGCCTGGAAATTGTAAGCCCATTGCTGTCAATATGTGcgcaagaaaagaaaaaatgaactTTCTGCCCCAAAAGGTGCGATATGTGAATAACCGTTAGTTaacctcagccatagttaaaggTTCCCGAAACCGCTGaatacttttttgagattttaacagaattgtgtgtgttgagcatcagttaagacaatgttagcacctgtcagcttttaTTGTGAGGAAAACTGGATAACTTTGAGCTTTTGTcggctaatttcagcttccgggtttaaaatgatttttggtgcGGGATCAAAATCGGAGACATtgtgcaaaactgcaagtgcaaagatgacacgttggtttctcattattattcatagctgagttttcttatcctatgagaagagacTGCTTCTTAATGATTCATGACTGTTGGCATAACTTTTTGTTGaagcagttttgttccgtgctgaaacgcggtgttgagaagcctttacgattaattaaccgtgacgaattaaagcgcagttgatagtgaaatcggttaatcgttgcatctctAAGCTTGTCTAATGTATTTtgaaattgtcatattttaaacttctCTTGCAGAAAATCGTCTGTTACCTACTGAGGTTCGAAAAGAGGCATTAGAAGTACAGAAACTCTTGGAGTTCGATGATGAGGGTGGAGAAGGTGACTTTTTCTCTCACGTATATCAGAATTGAGTTTCATCTCTTACTGTATTTAAAcctatttattacattatttaaggTGTTAGTTCTCATATGGATGATGAGTACAAGTGGGCAGGAGTGGAAGACCCCAAAATTATGGTTACAACATCCAGAGACCCCAGCTCCAGACTCAAGATGTTTGCCAAAGTATGTTAAATCGTATTATTCACATTTGACACGCATGAGGAAGTACTATGGTTTAAAACACTTGTACTTATGCAGGTGTTTTGCATATAGTGACGTATAGGAAACCAATATCTACAGACTGTGgtttatttaggtattttttgttttgtttgacaggAAATGAAGCTAATGTTTCCGGGGGCCCAGCGTATGAACAGAGGAAACCATGAAGTTAAAACTTTAGTACATGCGTGCAAATCTAATAATGTCACTGATCTTGTTATAGTTCATGAGACCAGAGGTCAGCCAGGTATGGGCTTTTATGCTGTATCGTACTTGTAAGTCTACTTTCATATCCCTCTTGCAGTTTTTGCTCAAGGTATTTATGTCTTCTTGTTCTTTTAGATGGATTGGTGGTGTGTCACCTTCCTTTTGGGCCAACAGCCTACTTTACCATGTATAATGTGGTAATGAGACATGATGTTCCAGACATTGGCACCATGTCCGAAGCCTACCCTCACCTCATCTTCCACAACTTCACATCACGTCTTGGACGAAGAGTGAGTTGTACACCCTGagaaatgataataaaatgaGTTTCTCATCTGCATAGCCGTTCAAATGTTTGGGATCTGTATGATTCCAAGAAAATGAAtactttcaaacctttatgactttctgCCTTCTGTTGGACactaaggaagatattttgaagaaagctgaaaaccagtaaccattgacttccatagcaggaaaaacaaaaactatgaaCGTCAGTgatttcagattttatttaaaatatcttattttgtgttaaacagaagaaactacgatggaaacactttaaaggaacaaattccagtatgcgcattaaagtcatgtgattttatgataagagatcatgtgatgataaaaatgtgtgtgaatggataaataaGGAAagctgaccacattgtaaaacatctgcaaTGTTGTTGTGGTCATTCTAAAATATCTTAACCATTTCAGTTTtagtgttgttatattattaattacatacaGAACTGCCAATTGCATCTCTGCTCCACGTCTCATGCCTTTAAACGCCACCACATGGCAATTGCATGTtggcatttgtcttctgaggtgcaagtcatttattaaatcaagaaaagattgatgcagcttctcctactgcagcaaattttgtttttactgttgatatttgaaaTATCAGTTAATGCCAGTTCAGGAAGCGACgattttattctctttgactcactggatgaaaacgctgcttttgctcataaatttaattagcatcATTGAAGGGAAACTGGCTAATGAAGACTAaaaatttagctttaaaaatCAAAGTACTAAACTtcagtttaaaatatattaaaaccgtTATTTTAGTTGCTTTTGTAGTAACATTTCTATTGTATGTGTAATAACATTTAACTGTATTTGTGATTTAAATGAATACAGCTCTTTAAAACGACCCCAAACTTTAAAAAAGCTATGTTATATGTTCTattctatttatattttaaataaacaaatatcattAATGTCTTGATTATTGTAATGATACACAgttgtcaacatttgaagtggaccttaattttttaaaagtcttaattttGATAAACTTTTTAGATCCACTTCGTATGCTGTAGTCTAGGCTCAATCGAAGGTCATGCACATTACAATAAGCTTTGTAATgtgaattattatttgttttttttttaggtgtccAACATTCTAAAGTATCTGTTCCCTGTACCCAAAGAGGATAGCAGACGTGTTATTACGTTCGCAAACACAGATGATTACATCTCTTTCAGGTGAGTTGTGCTTTAACTGCTGTATCAATGATTCTGAGCAAAATAAACATAACGACTGTGGAATTACTTAATGTTGCAGACACCACACTTACAAGAAAACTGATCACAAGAACGTTGAGTTGACAGAAGTTGGACCTAGGTTTGAAATGAAAtgtaaggaactttttttttgcgtgtgtgtgtaaatttgtttgtatttgtgcAAAATGGACACTTGTGTTGCACATTGCTCATCTTGAATTAATATCATGTATTTATCATTTTCAGTGTACATGATTAAGCTGGGCACGCTAGAGAATGAGAGTACTGCAGATGTTGAATGGCGACACCACCCTTACACACGCACTGCCAAAAAGAGGAAATTCTTGAGCGTGGAATAGGCAAATGTTTCTTCAGAAACCAGTTTTGTCAACATGgacattttattttcaactgCACAGTGGTCTTTTTCCATTTAATCGTGACATTTAAAACAGAGAAATTGATTTCAATACAAAGATATTGTTTGCTTGTCTACACTTCCCCAAAATAAATCTTTTGTACAGAGGTCACACGGACATTAAAAGAAACATTCTTTACTTTTGtattatgcatttttaattatcttttgaggcaagacactgcaggcagTACCACTGTTGTGCTTTCAATATTATGAAAAGAAAACTGATCacaagtttttaattaattttactttatcaatttgtgtctgtagatttcagttacgattatttttttaaaagctgctTTCCCAAAATGATGATTTTCTCCTGCACTGAGGCACAGATCTCCACTTCACTAGTATTTATATAAACCAAATAGTGTTCAAGTCTATATTCTAAAGGTTTTTAAGCATGTGAAATGACACGAGGAAAGGTATGTTGACCCATACTTCTAATTTCTACTctgtatttatttaactcaaCCAAGTGCACAAACATGATAGTACAATAGATATATGAGCATTCATATCGCTGCAGCACATGGGGAGCAGTTGGGGGTTCAGTGCCTTGCTCAAAGGGTCTCACCTTAATTGTGGTATGAAGAGTGGTTCATTGGGCCATGATTGCTCCCAAAGAGACAATGCAAGATACATTTTTTCCACTGATATTTTCATATAAAATGAACCTACTTGTGTACAAGGTTTTATCAAAAGaaataatgatttaaataattgtaCTATTCTGGCTGTTCATGTTTTatgacattataaaaataaacccCTGAAAACATTAGACGgcaatattttacaaaattaacAATTTTGGACCTGACCTGTTCAGCTTTTTGAGATACAAATGTAATAAATCAGCAATTTAACCTTTTGACTGGCAGTGTATGCCTTAATCTCTTGATTACTTAGTATAACGTTGCTTTTGTCTTTGTGTAAAACATGTTACTCGTACTCATTTTGAATAGTACATGAAGAACGTAACTGAGCTCTGGCCTGTAGGTTTCTTTACTGCATGGAAAAACTTTACATTCGTCGACCGCAGCACAGCACACGCCCCTTTTCATTCCCTTGCTACAAAGTAGCAAGGTAGGTAACCAATGAGCTTCGCGATTCACAGCCCTCGACCAATCAGAACGCGACATTTCGCTGTTCCGCTTTCCCTGAAATTCTTTGCTGATCCGACTTGAGACTGAGAGAATTCAAGATGGCTGTCTCAGGTGAGTATTTACTCTGGAgcaaaaaaatgcaaattgagGTTCACGAACAGGCTGTAGTTTGCAAAAATACTAGTCGCAGTTGTAAATCCCGATACGTCACATAGCAGCGCTTGAATAATCTGGTTTAGcagtttttctaaacttttaaccCGCATTAGCAACAGTAACGTTAGCTAGCTAGCAGCTAGTCGTCTAATCCCTTTCCGCCTCATGAAAACAGCATTCCCTCCTTCACCGCGAATAAGGCACCTGACAGGACTTAGGGAGCTATATTTGGCTGTTATGCTTTTATACTTCAGTCGTAATAATCACCGTTGTCTCGGTAAAGTGAGCAAGCCAAATCTGCATGGCCTGTGTTCTAGGAGAAGGACAGAGAAAATGatcagacacatcactgtttgCTAAACCCAGCCAACTCATCTCCTCTGCAGGCTCCTGCACATTTCTGCGGTCACACTTTCAGGAGGGGAGgtgtttgtttaaaacatttataattctcTTTCACCTCCTGTTGGGGTGTCACCTGATTGTTAGTTTGCCAAAGTCAAGTGTGTTGTGTAGGttaaatgttttatgtatatattattaacgTAATAATACAATATGTATGTATGATTCAGACATTGTGTAATTCTACAACTTATTTG
This window encodes:
- the imp4 gene encoding U3 small nucleolar ribonucleoprotein protein IMP4 isoform X1 is translated as MDDEYKWAGVEDPKIMVTTSRDPSSRLKMFAKEMKLMFPGAQRMNRGNHEVKTLVHACKSNNVTDLVIVHETRGQPDGLVVCHLPFGPTAYFTMYNVVMRHDVPDIGTMSEAYPHLIFHNFTSRLGRRVSNILKYLFPVPKEDSRRVITFANTDDYISFRHHTYKKTDHKNVELTEVGPRFEMKLYMIKLGTLENESTADVEWRHHPYTRTAKKRKFLSVE
- the imp4 gene encoding U3 small nucleolar ribonucleoprotein protein IMP4, with product MLRREVRLRKEYLYRKAQEDRLRTIEEKKQKLKSALDENRLLPTEVRKEALEVQKLLEFDDEGGEGVSSHMDDEYKWAGVEDPKIMVTTSRDPSSRLKMFAKEMKLMFPGAQRMNRGNHEVKTLVHACKSNNVTDLVIVHETRGQPDGLVVCHLPFGPTAYFTMYNVVMRHDVPDIGTMSEAYPHLIFHNFTSRLGRRVSNILKYLFPVPKEDSRRVITFANTDDYISFRHHTYKKTDHKNVELTEVGPRFEMKLYMIKLGTLENESTADVEWRHHPYTRTAKKRKFLSVE